In Spinacia oleracea cultivar Varoflay chromosome 5, BTI_SOV_V1, whole genome shotgun sequence, a single window of DNA contains:
- the LOC110775673 gene encoding uncharacterized protein → MAGKQFELTLLIGFIHSLNAVFLVIDSLLNAIPFKWFGFLYFILWSTAYTTFQWIIHACGVTWWPYPFLDLSTPWAPLWYFALAVVHVPCYAVYIMLVKGKDSIFSKLFPRAFVRSDQRLISQHQKAA, encoded by the exons ATGGCTGGAAAACAGTTTGAGCTCACCTTG TTGATAGGATTCATTCACTCACTGAATGCAGTCTTCCTGGTCATTGATTCCCTTCTTAATGCCATT CCGTTTAAATGGTTTGGGTTTCTCTACTTTATACTTTGGAGCACCGCATACACCACATTCCAGTGGATTATTCATGCCTGTGGTGTCACATG GTGGCCTTATCCCTTTCTAGACCTCTCAACCCCGTGGGCACCTCTATG GTATTTCGCATTGGCTGTTGTCCATGTTCCTTGTTATGCAGTATACATAATGCTGGTGAAAGGAAAAGACTCGATTTTTTCTAAGCTGTTCCCTAGAGCATTTGTGAG ATCAGATCAACGGCTGATATCACAGCACCAGAAAGCAGCCTGA
- the LOC110776078 gene encoding uncharacterized protein, with translation MANKKTKCVCNVQIFKGIGLEENISVFASSNFYPLLAASVDLMKAGQKLREISNTLVLHLCKNYFEEENKFYINDRTSISFCAREVSEVLGGITCTGAVVSEVKDNKFPEYVENLKKLYSTEVIGKEKTSNEDRTTTNFGKTKRELSNKSLKNILRSMVLDTEEKKIQYKTLLLCYVVDKLLMPSSDTSFVRSSIFGLVQDLEKFENTNWAQTALNAICEAAVKAKLTYSGPGPVLEAMLYERVEKLRPKLVKTGSRKEAKDLPAVLRYKGARFTDTSLVEKFESLTQTDVKICPHCERMSGDDERNSVGVDLAHAQFTPFFCQEMTADTLLSLLIEDAKNTSEELRVYMESLDKEELLESLKKKLTGNQFSSNWELFQSIYCDL, from the exons ATGGCGAACAAAAAGACTAAGTGTGTATGCAATGTTCAAATTTTCAAAGGAATTGGTTTAGAGGAAAACATAAGTGTATTTGCATCGTCGAATTTCTATCCACTTTTGGCTGCTTCAGTGGATTTAATGAAAGCTGGACAAAAATTGAGAGAAATTTCAAATACACTCGTTTTGCATTTATGCAAAAACTACTTCGAGGAGGAAAACAAATTTTATATAAATGATAGAACTTCCATATCTTTTTGTGCCCGCGAAGTATCTGAGGTTCTAGGTGGTATTACGTGCACTGGAGCAGTTGTAAGTgaggtaaaagataataagttTCCTGAATATGTCGAGAATCTTAAAAAACTATACTCCACAGAGGTAATCGGAAAAGAGAAAACAAGTAATGAGGATCGAACAACAACAAACTTTGGGAAGACAAAAAGAGAACTAAGCAACAAGTCTTTGAAGAATATTTTGAGGTCTATGGTGTTGGATACTGAGGAAAAGAAGATTCAATACAAGACTTTACTTCTTTGTTACGTGGTTGATAAGCTGTTGATGCCCTCAAGTGACACATCTTTTGTGAGGAGTTCCATCTTTGGGTTGGTTCAAGATTTGGAAAAATTCGAAAACACAAATTGGGCTCAAACCGCCTTGAATGCCATTTGTGAAGCAGCAGTAAAAGCAAAATTGACCTACAGTGGTCCCGGTCCAGTTTTGGAG GCAATGCTGTATGAAAGAGTAGAAAAATTGCGACCGAAATTGGTTAAAACGGGCAGTAGAAAGGAGGCTAAAGACCTTCCTGCAGTCCTTAGGTACAAAGGGGCAAGGTTTACAGATACGAGTTTGgttgaaaagtttgaatctttgACTCAAACTGAT GTTAAAATTTGCCCACATTGTGAACGTATGTCGGGAGATGATGAACGTAATTCTGTGGGTGTTGATCTTGCTCATGCTCAATTTACTCCTTTTTTCTGCCAAGAGATGACTGCGGATACTCTTCTTAGCCTCTTGATTGAAGACGCAAAGAACACGTCTGAAGAGTTGCGAGTGTATATGGAATCACTTGATAAGGAAGAACTGTTGGAAAGTCTGAAGAAAAAACTGACG GGCAACCAATTTTCATCTAATTGGGAATTGTTTCAATCCATTTATTGTGATTTGTGA